Proteins from a single region of Allocatelliglobosispora scoriae:
- a CDS encoding erythromycin esterase family protein — protein MTDLIQNSARPFTGGALAALLSPATRLLGLGEPTHGVEAFPELRNELFRHLVEHEGYRSITMESDCLAALVADDFVAGGTGTLDEAMSGGFSHGLAASPANRELLRWMRAVNEQRPPEDRLRCDGFDGPLEMTGAASPRAALTALHDHLAAHVDPAWSREALDDLLGPDELWTDPEALRDPARSVGRTPEARELRLVADDLRAQLTMHAPRLAAETSADDRWRADLHARTAAGLLRYHAGLADTSPTRLNAIMFLREAMMADNLDAIVRREADRGPTLAFAHNSHLQRDQSGMHFGGQPLRWWSAGAVMGARLGDGYAFAATTFGTRGTDTPGPETLEGVLSALPHDRAVIDPARFTAALDRRLTPRVPADYTYAALDPATIDRIDAVVFVREL, from the coding sequence ATGACAGACCTGATCCAGAACTCGGCCCGCCCCTTCACCGGCGGCGCCCTGGCCGCGCTCCTGTCCCCCGCCACCCGCCTGCTCGGCCTCGGCGAGCCCACCCACGGCGTCGAGGCCTTTCCCGAGCTGCGCAACGAGCTCTTCCGCCACCTCGTCGAGCACGAGGGCTACCGCTCGATCACCATGGAGAGCGACTGCCTGGCCGCGCTGGTCGCCGATGACTTCGTCGCCGGCGGCACCGGGACCCTCGACGAGGCGATGAGCGGCGGCTTCAGCCACGGCCTGGCGGCCTCACCCGCCAACCGCGAGCTGCTGCGGTGGATGCGCGCCGTCAACGAGCAGCGCCCGCCGGAGGATCGGCTCCGCTGTGACGGCTTCGACGGCCCGCTGGAGATGACCGGAGCCGCTAGCCCGCGCGCCGCACTGACCGCACTCCACGACCACCTCGCCGCCCACGTCGACCCGGCCTGGAGCCGCGAGGCCCTCGACGACCTGCTCGGCCCCGACGAGCTCTGGACCGACCCGGAGGCCTTGCGGGACCCCGCGCGGTCCGTCGGCCGCACCCCCGAGGCCCGGGAGCTGCGCCTCGTCGCCGACGACCTGCGCGCGCAGCTGACCATGCACGCGCCCCGGCTGGCGGCCGAGACCTCCGCCGACGACCGGTGGCGCGCCGACCTGCACGCCCGCACCGCCGCCGGGCTGCTGCGCTACCACGCCGGTCTCGCCGACACCTCGCCCACCCGCCTCAACGCGATCATGTTCCTGCGCGAAGCGATGATGGCCGACAACCTCGACGCCATCGTCCGCCGCGAGGCCGATCGCGGTCCCACCCTCGCCTTCGCCCACAACAGCCACCTGCAGCGCGACCAGAGCGGGATGCACTTCGGCGGGCAACCGCTGCGGTGGTGGAGCGCGGGCGCCGTCATGGGCGCTCGCCTCGGCGACGGGTACGCCTTCGCCGCCACCACCTTCGGCACCCGAGGCACCGACACCCCCGGACCGGAGACCCTCGAAGGGGTCCTGTCGGCGCTCCCCCACGACCGCGCCGTCATCGATCCCGCCCGCTTCACCGCGGCCCTCGACCGGCGGCTGACGCCTCGCGTACCGGCCGACTACACCTACGCCGCCCTCGACCCCGCCACGATCGACCGGATCGACGCCGTCGTCTTCGTCAGGGAACTCTGA
- a CDS encoding TioE family transcriptional regulator: MRPIDLARGHGLSTQAVRNYEEAGILPPAERSPHGYRAYGPRHAAALRTFLALIPGHGHAAASAIMRSVNAGALAVALRLIDESHGQLAEDRHTLDEVERALRDLVPPREPGPGATFIGPLARRLGLRPATLRTWQRAGLVVPRRDPRTGYRVYTAADVRDVLLAHQLRRGGHGLAQIARVLERVRAAGGPEPLEATLSEWRERLTARGRALLAGASALHTYLGTP; the protein is encoded by the coding sequence ATGCGGCCCATCGATCTGGCGCGCGGGCACGGCCTGTCCACGCAGGCGGTGCGCAACTACGAGGAGGCGGGCATCCTGCCGCCGGCCGAGCGCTCGCCGCACGGCTACCGCGCCTACGGCCCGCGCCACGCGGCAGCGCTGCGGACGTTCCTGGCGCTGATCCCCGGGCACGGCCACGCCGCCGCGAGCGCGATCATGCGGTCGGTCAACGCCGGTGCGCTCGCGGTGGCGCTGCGGCTGATCGATGAGAGCCACGGGCAGCTCGCCGAGGACCGGCACACGCTGGACGAGGTGGAACGGGCGCTGCGCGACCTGGTGCCGCCGCGCGAGCCGGGGCCGGGTGCGACCTTCATCGGGCCGCTCGCCCGTCGGCTCGGCCTCCGACCGGCGACGCTGCGCACCTGGCAGCGGGCCGGGCTCGTCGTGCCCCGGCGCGATCCGCGCACCGGCTACCGCGTCTACACCGCCGCCGACGTGCGCGACGTGCTGCTCGCCCACCAGCTGCGCCGCGGCGGGCACGGGCTGGCGCAGATCGCCCGGGTGCTGGAGCGGGTGCGGGCCGCAGGCGGACCGGAACCCCTGGAGGCGACCCTGTCGGAGTGGCGGGAGCGGCTCACGGCGCGAGGCCGCGCACTGCTGGCGGGCGCGTCCGCACTCCACACCTATCTGGGTACGCCGTAA
- the helR gene encoding RNA polymerase recycling motor ATPase HelR, with the protein MTTSVFDLPDRLSAKADPALIAADEQHFAAIAENLAQLTAELTDRLAVERRAPGGTGQQALDRDQEIQRLSARLRTLRRFGVDLCLGRMVGADGAEPVYVGRLGLTDDAGRRLLLDWRSPAAEPFFGSTHANPMGLASRRRYRWTRGRITDYWDEVFAADGFEGHAALDDQSAFIASLGGNRSARMRDVLGTIQADQDAIIRAGSGGALVVDGGPGTGKTVVALHRTAYLLYSDPRFAHRRGGVLFVGPHQPYLAYVADVLPSLGEEGVQTCTVRDLVAEGAAAVVEADPEVARLKSSARLVTAVEAAVRFYEEPPTEPMTVTIEGVDIRLGADDWAEAFEAAEAGIPHNEARDLIWEELLTILLDRYDGDDSPALVRRALLRNRALLTAFNGAWPLLEAADIVGDLWSVPAYLRRCAPWLSADERGRLRRTDATAWTVSDLPLLDAARQRLGDPEASERQRRQRAVVAAEREQMNKVVDDMLAAEDSREPMVNLRRDIQAAMVDESVLPGTDPDLLAGPFAHIVVDEAQELTDAEWQMLLLRCPSRSFTIVGDRAQARHGFTESWQERLERIGLDRISLASLSVNYRTPSEIMAAAEPVIRAVLPDANVPTSIRSSGVPVGHGAVSELGSILDGWLAANADGIACVIGDPAFPATPRVRSLTPELSKGLEFDLVVLIDPESFGEGVEGAVDRYVAMTRATRQLVILTGR; encoded by the coding sequence CTGACGACCAGCGTTTTCGACCTTCCCGACCGCCTCTCCGCCAAGGCCGACCCGGCCCTGATCGCCGCCGACGAGCAGCACTTCGCCGCCATCGCGGAGAACCTCGCCCAGCTGACCGCGGAGCTGACCGACCGCCTCGCCGTCGAACGCAGGGCGCCGGGCGGCACCGGCCAGCAGGCACTCGACCGGGATCAGGAGATCCAGCGGTTGAGCGCCCGGCTGCGTACCCTCCGGCGGTTCGGGGTTGATCTGTGCCTGGGCCGGATGGTCGGCGCGGACGGCGCCGAGCCGGTCTATGTCGGACGGCTCGGACTCACCGACGACGCGGGACGGCGGCTGCTGCTCGACTGGCGCTCGCCCGCCGCCGAGCCGTTCTTCGGATCGACCCACGCCAACCCGATGGGTCTGGCGAGCCGCCGCCGATACCGCTGGACCCGCGGCCGGATCACCGACTACTGGGACGAGGTCTTCGCCGCGGACGGGTTCGAGGGGCACGCCGCCCTCGACGACCAGTCGGCCTTCATCGCCAGCCTGGGCGGCAACCGGTCGGCCCGGATGCGCGACGTGCTCGGCACCATCCAGGCCGACCAGGACGCGATCATCCGGGCCGGGTCCGGCGGCGCCCTCGTCGTCGACGGCGGCCCGGGGACGGGGAAGACGGTCGTCGCCCTGCACCGCACCGCCTACCTGCTCTACTCCGACCCGCGCTTCGCCCACCGCCGGGGCGGCGTGCTGTTCGTCGGTCCGCACCAGCCCTACCTGGCCTACGTCGCCGACGTGCTGCCGAGCCTCGGCGAGGAGGGCGTGCAGACCTGCACCGTGCGCGACCTCGTCGCCGAGGGAGCCGCGGCGGTGGTCGAGGCCGACCCGGAGGTGGCCCGGCTGAAGTCGTCGGCGCGGCTGGTGACGGCGGTGGAGGCTGCGGTCCGGTTCTACGAGGAGCCGCCCACCGAGCCGATGACGGTGACGATCGAGGGCGTCGACATCCGGCTCGGCGCCGACGACTGGGCCGAGGCGTTCGAGGCGGCGGAGGCCGGCATCCCGCACAACGAGGCACGCGACCTGATCTGGGAGGAGCTGCTCACGATCCTGCTGGACCGCTATGACGGCGACGACTCGCCCGCCCTGGTCCGCCGGGCGCTGCTGCGCAACCGGGCGCTGCTCACGGCCTTCAACGGCGCGTGGCCGCTGCTCGAAGCGGCCGACATCGTCGGTGACCTCTGGTCGGTCCCCGCCTATCTGCGCCGGTGCGCGCCCTGGCTGAGCGCCGACGAGCGCGGGCGGCTGCGGCGCACGGATGCCACGGCGTGGACCGTCTCCGACCTGCCGCTGCTCGACGCGGCCCGGCAGCGGCTGGGCGATCCGGAGGCGTCCGAGCGGCAGCGGCGGCAGCGGGCCGTCGTCGCCGCCGAGCGCGAGCAGATGAACAAGGTCGTCGACGACATGCTCGCGGCCGAGGACAGCCGGGAGCCGATGGTGAACCTCCGGCGCGACATCCAGGCCGCGATGGTCGACGAGAGCGTGCTGCCCGGCACCGACCCGGACCTGCTCGCCGGGCCGTTCGCGCACATCGTCGTCGACGAGGCCCAGGAGCTGACCGACGCGGAGTGGCAGATGCTGCTGTTGCGCTGCCCGTCGCGGAGCTTCACCATCGTCGGCGACCGTGCCCAGGCCAGGCACGGGTTCACCGAGTCCTGGCAGGAACGGCTGGAGCGGATCGGGCTCGACCGGATCAGTCTCGCCTCGCTGAGCGTCAACTACCGTACGCCGTCGGAGATCATGGCGGCGGCCGAGCCGGTCATCCGGGCCGTGCTCCCGGACGCCAACGTGCCGACCTCGATCCGCAGCAGCGGCGTACCCGTCGGGCACGGCGCCGTCTCGGAGCTCGGCTCCATTCTGGACGGCTGGCTCGCCGCGAACGCCGACGGGATCGCCTGCGTCATCGGCGATCCCGCGTTCCCGGCGACGCCGAGGGTCCGGTCGCTGACGCCGGAACTGTCGAAGGGACTCGAGTTCGACCTGGTCGTCCTCATCGACCCGGAGTCGTTCGGCGAGGGCGTCGAGGGCGCGGTGGACCGCTATGTCGCGATGACCCGGGCGACCCGGCAGCTCGTCATCCTTACCGGAAGGTAA
- a CDS encoding serine/threonine-protein kinase has product MTLDAGDGTQGTGAPAPVLHPGDPRRVGGVRLLGRLGEGGMGVVFLGRAESGRLVAVKVIRADYARDSRFRARFAAEAAAARRVARFCTAQVLDAGQDGDLAYLVTEFIEGPTLTAALSQDGPMRGSTLESLAIGIAAALNGIHAAGVVHRDLKPSNVLLSRVGPKVIDFGIARALDALEGLTESGDIVGTPAYMAPEQFRGTATTATDIFSWGAVITFAATGRPPFRTGTPYELMNRVLSEPPDLGGLEGPLRGLVAGALDKDPDRRPTARALLLALVGDTADPIDATSRILSTQWTPPPVAATRLDVAPTRLDDGAAAGPLRGQGRSGARMTPTLQELRRSWQRRRPDVADRAPARRSWQRVLVPAVAVVLAVAAVVLWGSLRDRTDDRGTPGGDASASASAGPGASAPGGPSASGPVGSVPPSTGSGTVGAAAPIAIGVRVPQRGAISLGVGEVRRYRLHLDAERKVYVTGDVCSDLVPWRLSYPDGRPIGSNTLGCRQSGPYALPAGDYDLFVGGPGVDGKYALTIVDR; this is encoded by the coding sequence ATGACGCTGGACGCCGGTGACGGAACGCAGGGGACCGGTGCTCCGGCGCCGGTCCTGCACCCCGGCGACCCCCGGCGGGTGGGCGGGGTGCGGCTGCTCGGGCGGCTCGGCGAGGGCGGCATGGGCGTCGTGTTCCTCGGCCGGGCGGAGAGCGGACGCCTGGTGGCCGTCAAGGTCATCCGGGCGGACTACGCGCGCGACAGCCGCTTCCGGGCCCGTTTCGCCGCCGAGGCCGCCGCCGCCCGGCGGGTCGCGCGCTTCTGCACGGCGCAGGTCCTCGACGCCGGGCAGGACGGCGACCTCGCCTACCTCGTCACCGAGTTCATCGAGGGTCCGACGCTCACCGCCGCACTGAGCCAGGACGGCCCGATGCGCGGCTCCACACTGGAGAGTCTCGCCATCGGCATCGCCGCCGCGCTCAACGGCATCCATGCTGCGGGCGTCGTCCACCGCGACCTCAAGCCGAGCAACGTCCTGCTGTCGCGGGTCGGCCCCAAGGTCATCGACTTCGGCATCGCCCGCGCGCTGGACGCGCTGGAGGGGCTCACCGAGTCCGGCGACATCGTCGGCACACCGGCGTACATGGCGCCCGAGCAGTTCCGCGGCACGGCCACGACCGCCACCGACATCTTCAGCTGGGGCGCGGTCATCACCTTCGCCGCGACCGGCCGCCCGCCGTTCCGGACCGGTACGCCCTACGAGCTGATGAACCGCGTCCTGTCCGAACCACCGGACCTCGGCGGCCTGGAGGGCCCGCTGCGCGGCCTCGTCGCCGGCGCCCTCGACAAGGACCCCGACCGGCGCCCGACCGCGCGAGCGCTGCTCCTCGCGCTGGTCGGCGACACCGCGGACCCGATCGACGCGACATCGCGGATCCTCTCGACACAGTGGACACCGCCACCCGTGGCCGCCACCCGGCTCGATGTCGCGCCGACGCGACTCGACGACGGCGCCGCGGCCGGACCGCTCCGCGGCCAGGGTCGGTCCGGAGCGCGCATGACACCAACTCTTCAAGAGTTGCGGCGGTCGTGGCAGCGGCGCCGCCCGGACGTGGCGGACCGGGCACCGGCGCGGCGATCGTGGCAGCGGGTCCTGGTGCCGGCGGTCGCGGTGGTGCTGGCCGTCGCGGCGGTGGTGCTCTGGGGATCGCTGCGCGACCGCACCGACGACCGGGGCACCCCCGGCGGCGACGCGTCGGCTTCCGCCTCGGCCGGACCGGGCGCTTCGGCACCGGGCGGCCCGTCGGCCTCCGGACCGGTCGGATCGGTGCCGCCGTCGACGGGATCGGGCACGGTCGGCGCCGCCGCGCCGATCGCGATCGGGGTACGCGTTCCGCAGCGGGGCGCCATCTCCCTCGGCGTCGGCGAGGTACGCCGCTACCGCCTGCACCTCGATGCCGAGCGCAAGGTCTACGTGACCGGCGATGTCTGCTCCGACCTCGTGCCGTGGCGGCTGTCCTACCCGGACGGCCGGCCGATCGGCTCCAACACCCTCGGCTGCCGCCAGTCCGGCCCCTACGCCCTGCCCGCCGGCGACTACGACCTGTTCGTCGGCGGCCCCGGCGTCGACGGCAAGTACGCCCTGACGATCGTGGACCGGTGA
- a CDS encoding FHA domain-containing protein: MAAYLEMWGTTGASMIPLDGDRFTLGSADSNDLAVPADRRLSRLHAVLERYPAGWCVRDLGSRNGTFVNGQRIWREHVLADGDEIRAGQSRFVLRSGRVPAGQVTEAGAPAPELTGRERDVLVQLCRPLLAGAIFTEPASSREIAAALVVTEAAVKQHLLRLYEKFGIGDDGEKRRVRLANEAMARNAITRADLA; this comes from the coding sequence ATGGCAGCCTACCTGGAGATGTGGGGAACCACCGGCGCGTCGATGATCCCGCTCGACGGCGACCGGTTCACCCTCGGCAGCGCCGACTCCAACGACCTCGCCGTCCCCGCCGACCGCCGCCTGTCGCGGCTGCACGCGGTGCTGGAGCGCTACCCGGCCGGCTGGTGCGTCCGCGACCTGGGCTCCCGCAACGGGACCTTCGTCAACGGCCAGCGCATCTGGCGGGAGCACGTCCTCGCCGACGGTGACGAGATCCGCGCCGGACAGTCCCGGTTCGTGCTGCGGTCCGGCCGCGTGCCCGCCGGGCAGGTCACCGAGGCCGGTGCACCGGCGCCGGAGCTCACCGGCCGGGAACGCGACGTTCTCGTCCAGCTCTGCCGGCCGCTGCTGGCGGGCGCCATCTTCACCGAACCCGCGTCCAGCCGGGAGATCGCCGCCGCCCTCGTCGTCACCGAGGCGGCGGTCAAGCAGCACCTGCTGCGGCTCTACGAGAAGTTCGGGATCGGCGACGACGGCGAGAAGCGACGTGTCCGCCTCGCCAACGAGGCGATGGCCCGCAACGCCATCACCCGCGCCGACCTCGCCTAG
- a CDS encoding response regulator, translating into MTIRVLLADDQAMVRGGLKLILEDQPDITVVAEASDGVEAIAEARRLRPDVCLVDIRMPRLDGIEVTRALAGPGVPTPLRVIVVTTFDLDEYVYGALRGGAVGFILKDAGPALLVEAVRAAHSGDALVSPSVTTRLLRLLTATGAPPSGKLVQPLTNRELEVVRAIARGRTNQEIGAELFISLSTVKSHVAGIQAKLGLRNRVEIAAWAWENRLVEGA; encoded by the coding sequence ATGACCATCCGAGTGCTGCTCGCCGACGACCAGGCGATGGTTCGCGGCGGGCTCAAGCTCATCCTGGAGGACCAGCCCGACATCACCGTGGTCGCCGAGGCGTCCGACGGTGTCGAGGCGATCGCCGAGGCCCGGCGGCTGCGCCCGGACGTCTGCCTCGTCGACATCCGGATGCCGCGCCTGGACGGCATCGAGGTCACCCGCGCGCTCGCCGGACCGGGCGTGCCCACCCCGCTGCGGGTCATCGTCGTCACCACGTTCGACCTGGACGAGTATGTCTACGGCGCGCTGCGCGGCGGCGCGGTGGGTTTCATCCTGAAGGACGCCGGACCGGCGCTGCTGGTGGAGGCGGTCCGCGCCGCGCACAGCGGAGACGCGCTGGTCTCCCCCTCGGTCACCACCCGGTTGCTGCGGCTGCTGACGGCGACGGGCGCGCCGCCGAGCGGCAAGCTCGTGCAGCCCCTGACCAACCGGGAGCTCGAGGTCGTCCGGGCCATCGCCAGGGGCCGCACCAACCAGGAGATCGGTGCGGAGCTGTTCATCTCCCTGAGTACGGTCAAGAGCCACGTCGCGGGCATCCAGGCCAAGCTCGGGCTGCGCAACCGGGTGGAGATCGCCGCCTGGGCCTGGGAGAACCGCCTCGTCGAGGGCGCCTAG
- a CDS encoding sensor histidine kinase: MNIRDRQAALAIDVGLAVVFVAGLVVTAGAIRATWGGGYWQLDCAAGAVVSALALCRRRHRAATAVTGLAVAAVAIAVSARAGFPQEPGPVTALALAVLVGSAIRTLPVRSAAAVTAGGFAVVLGCWLADQPFSPAPSTVTVLNAMAWLAACAGGAALRLLDGRRRSTAEQIRRDERLELARELHDVVAHHITGIVLQAQAARLLARKDPGRLAEPLAGIEQAGADALAAMRRVVGLLRDSEDAAPASREPSHGAEQLSTLVQRFNEHGPTARLRLPDDTGWWPPEVASTVYRIVQEALTNISQHAPGARSVTVAVDQDPAVLTVEVSDDAPPTRGRPALRSGYGLAGMRERVQALGGTLTVGPRPGAGWSVVATLPAADRSPR; encoded by the coding sequence GTGAACATCCGGGATCGGCAGGCAGCGCTCGCGATCGACGTCGGGCTCGCCGTGGTTTTCGTCGCCGGGCTCGTCGTCACCGCGGGCGCGATCAGGGCGACCTGGGGCGGCGGCTACTGGCAGCTCGACTGCGCCGCGGGCGCCGTGGTGTCCGCGCTGGCGCTGTGCCGTCGGCGGCACCGGGCCGCCACGGCGGTGACCGGGCTCGCCGTCGCCGCGGTCGCCATCGCGGTCTCCGCCCGGGCCGGGTTCCCGCAGGAGCCCGGCCCGGTCACCGCCCTGGCCCTGGCGGTGCTCGTCGGCTCGGCGATCCGGACGCTGCCGGTGCGGTCGGCGGCGGCAGTCACGGCCGGCGGGTTCGCGGTGGTGCTCGGCTGCTGGCTCGCCGACCAGCCGTTCTCCCCCGCGCCCAGCACCGTCACGGTGCTGAACGCGATGGCGTGGCTCGCCGCCTGCGCGGGCGGTGCGGCCCTGCGCCTGCTCGACGGGCGCCGCCGGAGCACCGCCGAGCAGATACGCCGCGACGAGCGCCTGGAGCTGGCCCGGGAGCTGCACGACGTCGTCGCCCACCACATCACCGGCATCGTGCTCCAGGCGCAGGCCGCCCGACTGCTCGCCCGGAAGGACCCGGGCCGGCTCGCCGAACCCCTCGCCGGGATCGAGCAGGCCGGTGCCGACGCGCTCGCCGCGATGCGCCGGGTCGTCGGCCTGCTCCGCGACTCCGAGGACGCGGCACCGGCCTCCCGCGAGCCCTCCCACGGAGCCGAGCAGCTCAGCACGCTGGTCCAGCGCTTCAACGAGCACGGCCCGACGGCCCGCCTGCGGCTGCCCGACGACACCGGGTGGTGGCCGCCGGAGGTGGCGAGCACGGTCTACCGGATCGTCCAGGAGGCCCTGACCAACATCTCCCAGCACGCGCCCGGCGCCCGCTCGGTGACCGTCGCGGTCGACCAGGATCCGGCCGTGCTCACCGTCGAGGTCTCCGACGACGCCCCGCCGACCCGGGGCCGGCCCGCACTCCGCAGTGGATACGGCCTCGCCGGGATGCGGGAACGGGTCCAGGCGCTCGGCGGCACGCTGACGGTCGGCCCCCGGCCCGGCGCGGGCTGGTCCGTGGTCGCCACCCTGCCCGCCGCCGATCGGAGCCCGCGATGA
- a CDS encoding metal transporter: MTHTDRLVGNVFNVALAVVCAAGLAFTACRLGDSWGGGYWVFDLALGLAVSLLALARGFHPWWPAWAGVLGAVAGITVAELFDLPQEPGPVTALALAVLVGAAVRRLPLPQAASVAAGGLAVVVGCWITGGFSPMAALSTAAWLGAVPLGAVLRTLDAAGPAATAPHS, from the coding sequence ATGACACATACGGATCGGCTGGTGGGAAACGTGTTCAACGTGGCGCTGGCGGTGGTGTGCGCCGCGGGACTGGCGTTCACGGCATGCCGGCTGGGTGACAGCTGGGGCGGCGGGTACTGGGTGTTCGACCTCGCCCTGGGGCTGGCCGTCTCGCTGCTCGCCCTGGCTCGCGGGTTCCACCCGTGGTGGCCGGCGTGGGCGGGCGTCCTCGGCGCGGTGGCGGGCATCACCGTCGCCGAACTCTTCGACCTGCCGCAGGAGCCGGGACCGGTCACGGCCCTGGCGCTGGCGGTCCTGGTGGGTGCGGCGGTCCGGCGCCTGCCGCTGCCGCAGGCTGCGTCCGTCGCGGCGGGCGGTCTCGCGGTCGTCGTCGGCTGCTGGATCACCGGCGGGTTCTCGCCCATGGCCGCGCTCAGCACCGCGGCCTGGCTCGGCGCCGTGCCGCTCGGGGCGGTGCTGCGGACGCTCGACGCCGCCGGGCCCGCCGCCACCGCGCCGCACTCGTAG